A window of the Acidithiobacillus thiooxidans ATCC 19377 genome harbors these coding sequences:
- a CDS encoding DNA-binding domain-containing protein: MHDALDYQKSFVAAVLSPEEGRVIPGLSGSISAAVATAIYRNNILEGFSESLKNVYGAIFVLIGEDCFREIAYSYARSIPSLSGDRNAYGEHMPAFLAHHPLTRKLAYLPDMARLEWASHEAYSAAENFIVNGLHASLHLVESSYPLMALWQLCQHPNEEGTLDLDALGGDSVLVVRPQEDVLMRSLSPGEAAWYRALLEGHTPDQATAAARTVEPDCDPMLYGETAVGDGVLQQQH; the protein is encoded by the coding sequence ATGCATGATGCGCTGGACTACCAAAAATCCTTTGTAGCTGCCGTCCTGTCACCGGAAGAGGGCCGCGTTATTCCCGGACTGAGCGGATCAATTTCTGCGGCTGTTGCAACTGCCATTTATCGCAACAATATTCTGGAAGGCTTCAGCGAAAGCCTCAAAAATGTTTACGGTGCGATCTTCGTGCTGATTGGAGAGGATTGTTTTCGTGAAATCGCTTATTCCTATGCTCGCTCCATTCCCTCATTATCTGGCGACCGCAACGCCTATGGCGAGCACATGCCTGCCTTTCTTGCCCACCATCCTCTCACCCGGAAACTCGCCTATTTACCCGATATGGCACGGCTGGAATGGGCCAGTCATGAAGCTTACTCTGCAGCAGAAAACTTCATCGTTAATGGATTGCATGCTTCCCTGCATCTGGTGGAGTCGAGCTATCCGCTGATGGCGCTCTGGCAACTGTGCCAGCACCCCAATGAGGAAGGCACGCTGGATTTGGATGCACTTGGTGGTGATAGCGTCCTGGTTGTGCGCCCACAGGAAGACGTACTGATGCGCAGCTTGTCCCCGGGCGAGGCGGCTTGGTATCGGGCCTTACTGGAAGGACATACCCCCGATCAGGCCACTGCTGCCGCCCGAACAGTTGAACCGGACTGTGACCCCATGTTGTACGGGGAAACAGCAGTCGGTGATGGGGTTTTACAACAACAACACTGA
- the dsbD gene encoding protein-disulfide reductase DsbD produces MSSTSQERGDHLIRLAGNAFFGLWAPLIVLLLMLSPSALASSLVSITSLNASSLMSSTNSVHHSPFLAPAKAFLFKARMAPNDTLVLQWIAAPHYHLYRNRITLQVSPRSAHLAPYTLPPGKPMDIPGVGTLAVYEGDTTTIRVPVHFTGTPPKQLRVTSSFQGCANAGVCYPVITKSYTLSPTGIIASTVRHAPALADTHPALQKPVQPSVVAGQYGQFAAGLAGGQVLLTLLLFFLAGLGLAFTPCIFPMIPILSSLVVGQGNTQLTVKQSRRHAFWISLAYVLGMSLAYTVAGVLAAITGSYLQAFFQNPWVLSGFSALFVVLALSMFGFYELQMPNAIQSRLSRYGKGGHFLSAFVMGVLSALIVGPCVAAPLAGALLFIAHTGNVVLGGVALFLLGLGMGVPLLIIGTSAGHFLPKSGAWMNGVKAVFGVVLLGVAIWFLSRIVPGPVTLALWSALAILSGIFLGAFAANSGGWPRFFQGLGILAVVYGVVLGVGASAGASLVLEPLAPFVAKEVSVAPLQNHALQKHHPLQFTVVRSLPQLQSALAAAKGHPVLVDFWATWCVECQRMDVETYDNPHVEKALQPLTLIRVNVTASDAASRHLLHHFQLFGPPAVLLVNAQGHLVAQYEGYEGPETLLQHLQQKLGHTMTDH; encoded by the coding sequence ATGAGCAGCACCTCTCAGGAACGAGGAGATCATCTCATCAGACTAGCGGGAAATGCCTTTTTTGGGCTGTGGGCACCGCTCATCGTATTGTTGCTGATGCTCTCTCCATCCGCCCTTGCCAGTTCATTGGTTTCAATAACGAGTCTCAATGCTTCGTCATTGATGTCGTCCACCAATAGCGTGCATCACTCACCGTTTCTGGCACCGGCCAAAGCCTTCCTCTTTAAGGCGCGCATGGCACCAAACGATACCCTGGTCCTCCAGTGGATCGCCGCGCCTCATTATCACCTCTACCGCAATCGGATCACTTTACAGGTAAGCCCTCGTTCTGCCCATTTGGCGCCTTATACCCTGCCACCGGGCAAACCGATGGATATACCGGGGGTCGGAACCCTGGCTGTTTATGAGGGCGATACCACCACGATTCGGGTGCCCGTACATTTCACGGGCACGCCCCCCAAGCAACTTCGAGTCACCAGCAGTTTTCAGGGATGTGCCAATGCCGGTGTCTGCTACCCAGTCATCACGAAAAGCTATACGCTAAGCCCGACGGGAATTATTGCCAGCACCGTACGGCATGCTCCGGCTTTGGCCGACACGCATCCTGCTCTGCAGAAGCCGGTTCAACCTTCTGTGGTGGCCGGTCAATATGGGCAGTTCGCAGCGGGATTAGCCGGCGGGCAAGTCCTCTTAACGCTACTGCTTTTCTTTCTGGCGGGCCTTGGACTAGCCTTCACACCCTGCATTTTCCCCATGATTCCCATTCTGTCCTCCCTGGTGGTCGGTCAGGGGAACACTCAGTTGACCGTGAAACAGTCCAGAAGGCATGCATTCTGGATTTCTCTGGCCTACGTGCTGGGTATGTCATTGGCCTATACGGTTGCCGGGGTTCTTGCAGCGATCACTGGATCCTATCTGCAGGCCTTTTTTCAAAATCCCTGGGTGCTCAGTGGATTCAGTGCATTGTTTGTCGTACTGGCGCTCTCCATGTTCGGTTTCTACGAATTGCAGATGCCCAATGCCATACAATCGCGCCTGTCCCGTTACGGGAAGGGCGGACACTTTCTCAGCGCCTTCGTGATGGGTGTGCTGTCCGCCCTGATCGTCGGACCGTGTGTCGCGGCCCCATTAGCGGGGGCTCTGCTGTTCATTGCCCACACCGGCAACGTAGTTCTGGGGGGGGTGGCCCTGTTCCTTCTGGGGTTGGGCATGGGGGTCCCCCTGCTGATCATCGGGACTTCTGCCGGACATTTTCTGCCCAAATCCGGCGCATGGATGAATGGCGTAAAGGCCGTCTTTGGCGTGGTTCTGCTGGGAGTGGCCATCTGGTTCCTGTCACGAATTGTGCCGGGACCGGTTACGCTGGCCTTATGGTCAGCGCTCGCCATCCTCTCAGGTATTTTTCTGGGGGCGTTTGCAGCCAATTCCGGGGGATGGCCCCGATTCTTCCAGGGACTCGGCATACTGGCTGTTGTCTATGGTGTGGTTCTCGGAGTCGGTGCCTCGGCGGGTGCTTCCCTGGTGCTTGAACCTTTGGCACCTTTCGTGGCAAAAGAGGTTTCAGTCGCCCCTCTACAGAACCATGCACTTCAAAAGCATCATCCCCTCCAGTTTACCGTGGTTCGCAGCCTTCCCCAGCTGCAATCGGCTTTGGCCGCAGCAAAAGGGCACCCGGTATTGGTGGATTTCTGGGCAACCTGGTGTGTAGAGTGCCAGCGTATGGATGTCGAAACCTATGACAATCCCCATGTAGAAAAGGCCTTGCAACCACTCACGCTAATTCGGGTGAATGTGACAGCAAGTGATGCCGCATCGCGCCACCTGCTTCATCATTTCCAGTTATTTGGGCCACCGGCAGTATTGCTGGTCAATGCGCAAGGGCATCTGGTTGCCCAATATGAAGGCTATGAAGGACCCGAAACGCTCCTGCAGCACCTGCAGCAGAAGCTGGGCCATACGATGACTGATCATTGA
- a CDS encoding thioredoxin fold domain-containing protein, whose translation MNCNTRLTVLTGMLIGILGIGSALAATELPPLPKMAQNNYWKDIGQRLTYIQEGHKGPVIYDFFDPNCPYCHGMYDEEQPLIKAGKLSVRYVPVAYLMPSSTPEAAAILQSPHRVQALQHFEGLAAKSFAAPMGPQGPVGLPQAKALPQTLHALKVNMTVLQSAHSMGVPAILYERKNGTTGLMPGMVSRGELLTIIPNLK comes from the coding sequence ATGAACTGCAACACAAGACTGACCGTTTTAACCGGCATGCTGATCGGCATCTTGGGCATAGGATCTGCCCTGGCAGCCACAGAACTTCCGCCTTTACCCAAAATGGCTCAGAACAATTATTGGAAGGACATCGGCCAGCGACTGACCTATATCCAGGAAGGGCATAAAGGACCGGTCATTTATGATTTTTTTGATCCGAATTGTCCTTATTGCCACGGTATGTACGATGAGGAGCAGCCGCTAATCAAAGCCGGGAAACTCTCCGTACGTTATGTGCCGGTCGCTTATCTCATGCCCAGTAGCACCCCTGAAGCTGCCGCTATTCTGCAATCCCCGCATCGGGTCCAGGCGCTGCAACATTTTGAGGGATTGGCTGCCAAGAGTTTCGCGGCACCTATGGGACCCCAGGGGCCTGTTGGTCTGCCGCAAGCCAAAGCACTTCCACAGACGCTTCACGCTTTAAAAGTGAACATGACTGTACTGCAAAGTGCCCACTCGATGGGCGTACCCGCCATTTTGTATGAACGCAAAAATGGCACAACAGGATTAATGCCCGGCATGGTATCTCGCGGGGAACTGCTGACCATCATTCCGAATCTGAAATAA
- a CDS encoding thioredoxin fold domain-containing protein: MENRMRTRWLKWLGIGLFGSSLLLFGTTFAEAQTATGTATAVPPKKLTANVLWKHILAHHLTYIQEGHHGPIIYDFQDPNCPYCHVMYNHEAALIKGGKLTVRYVPVAFLTPQSPAEAAAWLQSSHPLTTLKHFESIVGPALQSGDYRSLPKATPTAKTTQDLKHNLEMMGALGFNGTPAMLYRLKNGHIGRIPGMISEKQLSGLLPHLR, from the coding sequence ATGGAAAACAGGATGAGAACCCGCTGGCTGAAATGGCTGGGAATCGGGCTATTTGGCAGTAGTCTATTACTTTTTGGCACGACTTTCGCTGAAGCTCAGACAGCAACGGGAACGGCTACAGCGGTACCGCCAAAAAAACTGACGGCGAATGTTCTTTGGAAGCATATTCTGGCGCATCACCTCACTTATATTCAGGAAGGCCACCACGGTCCCATCATTTATGATTTTCAGGATCCCAATTGTCCTTACTGCCATGTGATGTACAACCATGAGGCCGCCTTGATTAAGGGCGGAAAATTGACGGTCCGTTATGTCCCCGTGGCCTTCCTGACGCCACAAAGTCCGGCAGAAGCCGCCGCTTGGCTGCAATCTTCCCATCCTCTGACAACATTGAAACATTTTGAATCCATTGTTGGTCCGGCGTTACAGAGCGGTGACTATCGCAGCCTTCCCAAAGCCACACCCACAGCAAAAACAACCCAGGATCTTAAGCATAATCTGGAAATGATGGGTGCATTGGGTTTCAATGGCACGCCCGCCATGTTGTATCGTCTCAAAAATGGTCATATTGGCCGCATCCCCGGCATGATTTCTGAAAAACAGCTTTCCGGGCTGCTGCCGCATTTGCGGTGA
- a CDS encoding thioredoxin fold domain-containing protein, with the protein MKKRRLSGWLLTGWLITLPLAATAAPAQENMLFQEMTKPQHANPKALPPSAIAAAITHAHTFLVGHQGPELTAFMDPNCIWCHRLYEKALPIIGAEKLRLRVVLVGFLKPSSPAKAASILMANNPAKALAYDESHFNTQTEEGGIRPAPNPPPLIRRAVRNNTRLLIRTGEEATPTLLYRNKHGQWELQHGLGSHGLHKIMEIIS; encoded by the coding sequence ATGAAGAAAAGAAGGTTGTCAGGATGGCTGCTGACTGGATGGCTGATCACACTTCCGTTGGCGGCCACGGCTGCACCTGCCCAGGAGAACATGCTTTTTCAGGAAATGACAAAGCCCCAACACGCCAATCCCAAGGCGCTTCCTCCAAGTGCTATTGCTGCAGCGATAACCCACGCACACACTTTTCTGGTCGGGCATCAGGGGCCTGAGTTAACGGCATTTATGGACCCTAACTGTATCTGGTGCCATAGATTGTATGAGAAAGCTCTGCCCATCATCGGGGCTGAAAAATTGCGGTTGCGGGTAGTTCTGGTGGGATTTCTGAAGCCCTCCAGTCCTGCCAAGGCCGCATCCATCCTGATGGCGAATAATCCAGCCAAGGCATTGGCCTATGATGAATCGCATTTCAATACCCAAACAGAAGAAGGCGGGATCCGTCCAGCCCCCAATCCTCCGCCCTTGATACGTCGCGCCGTGCGCAATAATACCCGGCTGCTTATCCGTACGGGTGAGGAAGCAACGCCCACGTTACTCTACCGGAACAAACATGGGCAGTGGGAACTACAACATGGTTTGGGGAGCCATGGGTTGCATAAAATCATGGAGATCATCTCATAA
- a CDS encoding DUF2442 domain-containing protein, whose amino-acid sequence MNQAPKIETATITGLFQVEIHWSTGEVFTTDLKDLIGPSRAEDPFCALHDPAFFAQGHTDDWGDGLSWPGGLDLGADSLYALGRKQAGLPTREDFILWMERNKLSLSRAAEAIGMTRRMMAYYKNGSRPIPKTVWLACIGYEVIERHAA is encoded by the coding sequence ATGAATCAAGCACCCAAAATTGAAACGGCGACGATTACTGGCCTGTTCCAGGTAGAAATCCATTGGTCCACCGGAGAAGTGTTTACCACGGATCTTAAGGATCTTATTGGCCCTTCACGGGCGGAAGATCCCTTTTGTGCACTCCATGATCCGGCTTTCTTCGCTCAGGGGCATACAGATGACTGGGGCGATGGTCTGAGTTGGCCCGGCGGACTGGATCTGGGCGCAGACAGTCTCTATGCCTTGGGGAGGAAACAGGCCGGATTACCAACACGTGAGGATTTCATCCTGTGGATGGAGCGGAACAAGCTCAGCTTAAGCCGTGCGGCGGAAGCCATCGGTATGACTCGGCGCATGATGGCCTACTACAAAAATGGCTCCCGCCCGATACCAAAGACCGTTTGGCTGGCCTGCATCGGTTATGAGGTGATTGAACGCCACGCAGCTTGA
- a CDS encoding DUF4160 domain-containing protein, whose product MTNYSVGDDWHIRINGREQHPLPHVHVQFRDGSRVSLAIETGALLVGYVSPRKRLEPVRTWIQAHRDALLTE is encoded by the coding sequence ATGACCAACTACTCCGTAGGGGATGACTGGCATATACGCATCAATGGCCGGGAGCAGCATCCGCTTCCGCACGTCCATGTGCAGTTTCGTGACGGATCCCGTGTGTCGCTGGCCATTGAAACAGGCGCGCTTCTAGTCGGCTATGTCTCGCCCCGAAAGCGATTGGAACCGGTGCGGACCTGGATTCAGGCGCATCGGGATGCCCTATTGACGGAATAA
- a CDS encoding tyrosine-type recombinase/integrase: MQTKPNGTQHLNTPWNKDKIIGQKRPLKLQEVWAIRIRLQLAQQIRELAFFNIAIDSKLGGCDLVGLHVSDIAHGHAVMNRAIVLQQKTQRPVQFEITEHTREALTAWITHAKLKDDQFLFPSRKHASPHLSIRQYARVVERWVISIGLDPSAYGTHTMRRTKATLIYKRTKNLRAVQLLLGHTKLESTVRYLGIKVDDALEMAEQTEV; this comes from the coding sequence ATGCAAACAAAACCCAACGGCACCCAGCACCTCAACACCCCTTGGAACAAAGACAAAATCATAGGTCAGAAACGGCCCTTGAAACTACAGGAGGTATGGGCCATTAGAATTCGCCTGCAACTGGCCCAACAGATCCGTGAATTAGCCTTCTTCAACATCGCCATCGATAGCAAATTGGGGGGCTGTGACCTCGTGGGACTGCATGTTTCCGATATCGCCCATGGTCACGCCGTTATGAACCGCGCCATTGTGCTCCAACAAAAAACTCAGAGGCCCGTCCAATTTGAGATCACCGAACACACCCGAGAGGCCCTGACTGCTTGGATCACCCATGCCAAACTCAAGGATGACCAGTTTCTTTTCCCCAGCAGGAAACACGCCTCACCTCATCTTTCCATCCGTCAGTATGCGCGTGTTGTAGAACGTTGGGTTATTTCTATAGGATTGGATCCGTCCGCCTATGGCACGCATACCATGCGCCGAACCAAGGCCACATTGATTTACAAGCGCACCAAGAATCTGCGCGCCGTGCAACTTCTGCTGGGACACACCAAGCTGGAGAGCACCGTCCGTTATCTCGGCATTAAGGTTGACGATGCCCTGGAAATGGCCGAGCAAACCGAAGTGTAA
- a CDS encoding glycine zipper domain-containing protein — MSGTDIKTANPAASWVRAVLLLTAVMALAGCANMSPTGQRALSGGAIGAAGGAVLGTVAAGNPAVGAAVGGAVGAGVGAALPQIENSLNGN, encoded by the coding sequence ATGTCTGGAACGGATATAAAAACTGCAAATCCTGCCGCTTCGTGGGTCCGGGCAGTCTTACTTTTGACAGCAGTGATGGCATTAGCCGGTTGTGCCAACATGAGCCCAACGGGCCAGCGTGCCCTGAGTGGCGGTGCTATTGGTGCTGCTGGCGGTGCGGTTTTGGGAACAGTCGCTGCGGGCAATCCTGCCGTCGGTGCTGCGGTAGGTGGTGCGGTGGGTGCGGGGGTAGGTGCTGCTCTCCCCCAAATAGAAAACAGCCTGAACGGTAATTAA
- a CDS encoding YMGG-like glycine zipper-containing protein: MQYPLRLKFGHHRYGLKVLALGFCLIAMTGCANMSPTGQRALSGGAIGAAGGAVLGAVVGGNPAVGAAVGGAAGAATGALMH; the protein is encoded by the coding sequence ATGCAATATCCCCTTCGATTAAAATTCGGTCATCACCGGTACGGGTTAAAAGTTCTGGCGTTGGGTTTTTGTCTGATCGCCATGACTGGCTGCGCCAATATGAGCCCCACAGGACAACGCGCACTGAGTGGTGGGGCTATCGGTGCTGCGGGCGGTGCAGTGCTGGGTGCTGTTGTGGGTGGCAATCCGGCCGTAGGGGCCGCAGTGGGCGGTGCAGCAGGAGCAGCAACCGGCGCTTTGATGCACTGA
- a CDS encoding L,D-transpeptidase — protein MLARGVNPWLPGQARKVVIPAQYVLPPKPWVGIVVDIPARRIYYFPAHDHVVFTYPVGVFLPGWKESLTTTEIIAKYRMPAWNVPKNIHAWFKKKFHMNIPWYWPPGPENPMGELAMETGLSSIFIHGTYHPWGVGMRSSQGCFQMYPENIAQLFPMVPVGTPVRIIDRPNLVGIDNGQLYLQSYKPLDAYHKEGFSDLQRAVMRIKLFMTKHGVHEKINWGRVRRIVEEHNTVALPIGVHSPSYQTLSAALPAKPYAYAPYGPAANSAAVPPPLALAKPKNQEHLHVQVILKGQKD, from the coding sequence ATGCTAGCCCGCGGCGTTAATCCGTGGCTACCCGGGCAGGCTCGTAAAGTGGTCATCCCCGCCCAGTATGTTTTACCACCCAAACCTTGGGTAGGTATTGTTGTAGATATCCCTGCGCGGCGGATTTATTACTTTCCAGCCCATGATCATGTCGTATTTACTTACCCTGTTGGGGTGTTTCTACCCGGCTGGAAAGAAAGCTTGACGACTACTGAAATCATTGCCAAGTACCGGATGCCTGCATGGAATGTTCCGAAGAACATCCATGCCTGGTTCAAGAAGAAATTTCACATGAATATACCATGGTACTGGCCGCCTGGCCCCGAAAATCCTATGGGCGAATTGGCGATGGAAACGGGACTCTCTAGTATTTTCATTCATGGAACATACCATCCATGGGGCGTAGGCATGCGGTCCAGTCAGGGCTGTTTTCAGATGTATCCTGAAAATATCGCGCAATTGTTCCCCATGGTTCCGGTCGGGACCCCGGTTCGCATTATCGACCGGCCCAATTTGGTCGGCATTGATAATGGCCAGCTTTATCTTCAGTCCTATAAGCCCTTGGACGCTTATCATAAAGAGGGATTTTCAGACCTCCAGCGCGCCGTTATGCGCATCAAGCTATTCATGACGAAACATGGAGTTCATGAAAAAATTAACTGGGGCAGGGTGCGTCGCATCGTTGAAGAGCACAATACAGTCGCTTTACCCATAGGCGTTCATTCACCTAGTTATCAAACACTATCTGCAGCACTTCCAGCCAAGCCATATGCTTACGCCCCGTATGGTCCTGCAGCCAATAGTGCGGCCGTCCCTCCGCCCTTGGCTTTAGCGAAACCCAAAAACCAGGAACACCTACATGTACAGGTTATCCTTAAGGGTCAGAAGGATTGA
- a CDS encoding putative bifunctional diguanylate cyclase/phosphodiesterase, producing the protein MQWAPMLVRQVYWRAERERLPILLAGLLLIAGVGWFTNNLLRQLIRLRQYQVVTLMVQQDLLSQDAPQAMYQRLVDKVVDQTEAIGAYVISREPEGSFLTIQAMADTDDDSISARSAPSRYPVQGICPTIVAGEVVRTGLQQGPLNPNSLALTQDAKDDRGVFDRVRSVMAIPVFVGGGETPFVVLVIESEEIRHFTRSLQETLKQLATSLGLGLSRYFEQRELEQAKAEIETLARHDMLTHLPNRRFLEEQLNQALPRAERYGKLLAVCMLDLDGFKPVNDAYGHEAGDEVLVTLGKRLPEALRKSDFVARLGGDEFVLLVEDLSGPNDLTPILAKVEEAMNTPIPLSHGEIVQISGSMGIALYPFGKEETGDQLLRSADHALYESKSKKLHREHFWVLDEKNAARERQRTPVQRLLSEGAMEVWYQPVLSGDSRKVVGVEALARLRDEDGRILYPAEFLRQLSVDDLTNLSSMVLTQALEDLKKLDNLGWSLWVSFNVVPESFCGSCVPCLQGVISASGVAPQRITLEILEGSDFLERNVALSVLQGIKEMGIRLALDDVGSAYASLLRLKELPIDEIKLDQGFVRSLGARPQDLHFVRTIQDLASELQLDLVVEGVETADILDAMLTTGVPHLQGYAISKPLPLTDLQQFLSGYVMDTDIRPVSLLGFYAGTLKSHTAIKNMLLINPIQLDLASLADGHQCRGHSVLHRFGYGDDSHLVQLHDAYHLALGAVARNISDHGSWRVMEFALNEFLQAILDVRE; encoded by the coding sequence ATGCAATGGGCCCCAATGTTGGTCCGTCAGGTATACTGGCGGGCCGAACGGGAACGATTGCCTATTTTATTAGCTGGTCTATTGTTGATTGCCGGCGTCGGCTGGTTTACCAACAACCTGCTCCGCCAATTGATACGTCTGCGTCAATATCAGGTCGTCACCTTGATGGTTCAGCAGGATCTCCTGAGTCAGGACGCCCCCCAGGCCATGTACCAACGGCTGGTGGATAAGGTAGTAGACCAGACAGAAGCAATCGGGGCTTATGTCATTTCCAGAGAGCCGGAAGGCTCGTTTTTGACCATACAGGCGATGGCCGATACGGACGATGATTCAATTTCCGCTAGATCTGCACCCTCACGATATCCCGTGCAAGGAATATGTCCCACCATCGTGGCGGGTGAGGTGGTCCGTACAGGACTTCAACAAGGCCCGCTGAATCCAAATTCATTGGCACTGACGCAAGATGCCAAGGATGACCGGGGTGTATTTGACCGTGTCCGCAGTGTCATGGCCATCCCGGTATTTGTGGGTGGAGGGGAAACCCCTTTCGTTGTGTTGGTGATCGAGAGCGAAGAAATCCGGCATTTCACACGATCATTGCAGGAAACATTGAAACAGTTAGCTACCAGCTTGGGGTTGGGTCTGAGTCGATATTTTGAACAGCGCGAGTTGGAACAGGCAAAAGCAGAAATTGAAACTCTGGCGCGCCATGACATGCTGACACATTTACCAAACCGCCGGTTTCTGGAAGAACAACTGAATCAAGCCTTACCACGTGCAGAGCGGTATGGGAAACTGCTGGCAGTGTGTATGCTGGATCTGGACGGCTTTAAACCCGTTAACGACGCCTATGGCCACGAAGCCGGCGACGAGGTGCTCGTGACCCTGGGGAAACGATTGCCGGAGGCATTGCGCAAATCGGACTTTGTGGCTCGCCTGGGAGGTGATGAGTTCGTGCTCCTGGTGGAAGATCTCTCTGGACCGAATGATCTCACCCCGATCCTTGCCAAGGTAGAAGAAGCCATGAATACCCCTATCCCACTGAGCCATGGCGAGATCGTCCAGATCAGTGGAAGTATGGGGATCGCTCTATATCCCTTCGGAAAAGAAGAAACGGGCGACCAACTGCTGCGCAGCGCCGACCACGCCCTCTATGAGAGCAAGTCCAAAAAGTTGCATAGGGAGCACTTTTGGGTGCTCGATGAAAAAAATGCAGCACGGGAACGGCAGCGTACGCCAGTTCAACGGCTCTTGAGCGAAGGCGCTATGGAGGTCTGGTATCAACCGGTTCTGAGTGGCGATAGCCGCAAAGTGGTGGGTGTGGAAGCGCTGGCACGGTTGCGGGATGAAGATGGCAGAATCCTGTATCCGGCAGAGTTTTTGCGTCAGTTATCGGTCGATGATCTGACCAATCTCAGCAGCATGGTCCTCACTCAGGCGCTGGAAGACCTGAAAAAGCTGGATAATCTGGGGTGGTCATTGTGGGTATCTTTCAACGTCGTCCCGGAGTCATTCTGCGGGAGCTGTGTGCCCTGCCTGCAAGGAGTAATTAGCGCTAGTGGGGTGGCTCCTCAACGGATTACTCTAGAGATTCTGGAGGGCAGCGATTTTCTGGAGCGCAACGTAGCCCTGTCCGTCTTGCAGGGCATCAAAGAAATGGGCATTCGCCTGGCGCTTGATGACGTAGGCAGCGCCTACGCCTCCCTCTTACGTCTAAAAGAACTCCCTATTGACGAGATCAAACTAGATCAAGGCTTTGTTCGGTCTCTTGGGGCAAGACCACAAGACCTGCATTTCGTCCGCACTATTCAGGACCTAGCCTCAGAGCTGCAACTGGACCTGGTAGTGGAAGGTGTGGAAACCGCAGACATCCTTGATGCCATGCTCACGACCGGTGTGCCCCATCTACAGGGATATGCGATATCCAAGCCCTTGCCGCTGACCGATCTGCAGCAGTTTCTCTCTGGTTATGTCATGGATACCGACATACGCCCGGTCAGTCTACTCGGTTTTTATGCTGGCACATTGAAATCGCACACCGCCATAAAAAATATGCTACTAATCAATCCGATACAACTTGACCTGGCATCTCTTGCGGATGGTCACCAGTGTCGCGGTCATAGCGTATTACATCGTTTTGGGTATGGAGACGATAGCCATCTGGTACAATTACACGATGCCTACCACCTTGCCCTTGGTGCCGTTGCAAGAAATATCAGTGACCATGGTTCATGGAGGGTTATGGAGTTTGCCCTGAACGAATTTTTGCAGGCTATTCTGGATGTCCGGGAGTAG
- a CDS encoding CZB domain-containing protein: MTTRLQFEATQETHQHFVEVALRESEKGTQALSPDHLPLPMDSHACRLGKWYDGTGRMQFASLRGFQDLAVPHQQIHQLAVQLLQATQEDSPDLPALREALQKQHEAFRKALSTMHSDLSA, translated from the coding sequence ATGACCACGCGATTACAGTTTGAAGCGACACAGGAGACGCACCAGCATTTCGTCGAGGTGGCCTTGCGCGAATCCGAAAAGGGCACCCAGGCACTGTCTCCAGATCACCTGCCGCTGCCCATGGATTCTCATGCCTGCCGTCTGGGGAAATGGTACGATGGTACCGGCCGGATGCAGTTTGCTTCCCTTCGTGGTTTTCAGGACTTGGCCGTCCCGCATCAGCAGATTCATCAGTTAGCTGTTCAGCTCCTGCAGGCGACGCAAGAAGATTCACCAGATTTGCCGGCCTTGCGCGAAGCACTGCAAAAGCAGCACGAAGCATTCCGAAAGGCGTTATCGACGATGCATTCGGATTTGTCCGCTTGA